The following proteins come from a genomic window of Pedobacter faecalis:
- a CDS encoding ATP-binding cassette domain-containing protein, with protein MTEPFVHITHLNLRHGRKPVFRDLTWTIRRGEHWLVRGASGSGKTSLAKAIAGLLPFTGSVERHYDDTSALPAKAYYVANWYQFKDLEGQSNFYYQQRYNRQATETTSTIRAELENFAAVHQLKLSDADPILRALNYEALRGSTLIQLSSGEHKKLQLIKALWLKPQLLVLDQPYNGLDKQSRRNLNALLDDMAAKGTQLVLFGNDLEWPSCINRFAEIDGGSIAEISEHEARESAGQVNHDIGRLPDFLRVSPSKMTPEFMIKMTGVNISYGDKQVLKDISWEVKAGEKWLLQGPNGSGKSTLLSLICGDHPQAYANNLYLFGHKRGSGESIWDIKQRIGLISPELHWYFDGSSTLGQSVVSGFYDSSGLFCTPGTSKLAQADELMRFFGILEHKHTLLAELPLGTQRLALLARTVIKNPELLILDEPCQGLDSQQTAYFNKLVDALCDHGTTLIYVGHFESHLPACIEKRIVLENGAVKSVGNLLAPVGA; from the coding sequence GTGACAGAGCCTTTCGTCCATATCACCCATCTTAACCTGAGACACGGCAGAAAACCGGTGTTTCGGGATTTGACCTGGACGATACGGCGGGGCGAGCACTGGCTGGTACGCGGCGCTAGCGGCAGCGGAAAGACTTCTTTGGCGAAAGCTATTGCGGGTCTCCTTCCTTTCACCGGTTCGGTGGAACGGCATTATGACGACACTTCTGCGCTGCCTGCCAAAGCTTACTATGTGGCCAACTGGTACCAGTTTAAAGACCTGGAAGGACAATCTAATTTTTATTACCAGCAGCGGTATAACCGTCAGGCCACGGAAACAACTTCAACCATTCGGGCTGAGTTGGAAAATTTTGCGGCCGTACATCAGCTGAAACTGAGCGATGCAGACCCGATTTTGCGGGCGCTGAACTATGAGGCGCTGAGGGGGTCGACCTTGATCCAGCTTTCGAGCGGTGAGCATAAGAAACTGCAGCTGATTAAAGCCCTTTGGCTTAAGCCTCAGTTGCTGGTGCTCGACCAGCCGTATAACGGGCTGGACAAGCAGTCAAGGCGCAACCTGAATGCTTTGCTTGACGATATGGCGGCAAAGGGTACGCAACTGGTCCTATTTGGTAACGATCTGGAATGGCCTTCCTGCATCAATCGCTTTGCGGAGATTGATGGAGGGAGCATTGCGGAGATTTCTGAGCATGAGGCCCGGGAATCTGCCGGGCAGGTGAACCATGATATTGGTCGGCTTCCAGACTTCCTGCGGGTATCACCCAGTAAAATGACCCCTGAGTTCATGATTAAAATGACGGGGGTTAATATTTCCTACGGGGATAAACAGGTGTTGAAAGACATCAGCTGGGAGGTGAAAGCCGGCGAAAAGTGGCTGTTGCAGGGCCCGAATGGTTCCGGGAAGTCGACTTTGCTGAGCCTGATTTGCGGCGACCACCCGCAGGCTTATGCCAACAACCTGTATCTTTTTGGGCATAAGCGTGGTAGCGGTGAGAGTATATGGGACATTAAGCAGCGTATCGGGCTGATATCCCCTGAACTGCATTGGTATTTTGACGGATCGTCTACCTTGGGGCAGAGCGTGGTTTCGGGCTTTTATGACAGTTCAGGCCTGTTTTGCACACCCGGTACGAGCAAGCTTGCGCAGGCCGACGAGCTGATGCGATTTTTCGGAATACTGGAACATAAGCATACCCTGCTGGCCGAACTGCCCTTGGGAACACAGCGTTTGGCGCTGCTGGCCCGGACGGTGATCAAAAATCCGGAACTGCTGATCCTGGATGAGCCCTGTCAGGGTCTGGACAGTCAGCAAACGGCTTATTTTAACAAACTTGTCGACGCCCTGTGCGATCATGGCACCACATTAATTTATGTAGGCCATTTTGAGTCGCACTTGCCCGCCTGCATAGAAAAACGAATTGTATTGGAAAACGGAGCAGTAAAATCCGTTGGAAACTTATTGGCACCTGTGGGTGCATAA
- the leuD gene encoding 3-isopropylmalate dehydratase small subunit, with protein sequence MKKFERLISPVVPLSIENIDTDQIIPARFLKATTREGFGQNLFRDWRYNADNTPKPDFVLNDPQYSGRILVAGKNFGCGSSREHAAWAIQDAGFDVVISSFFADIFKGNALNNGLLPIQVSDEFLAAIFTAVSKNHDAQLDVNLEAQTVTIVDTGEQTGFEINAYKKSCLINGYDDIDFILAQKDLIEGFEKNRVLA encoded by the coding sequence ATGAAAAAATTTGAACGATTGATATCGCCCGTAGTGCCTTTGAGCATTGAGAATATTGATACCGACCAGATTATTCCGGCGAGGTTTCTGAAAGCGACTACCCGTGAGGGATTCGGACAGAACCTGTTCCGCGACTGGAGGTATAACGCTGATAATACACCGAAGCCTGACTTTGTGCTGAATGATCCGCAGTACAGCGGAAGAATACTGGTGGCCGGAAAGAACTTCGGTTGCGGCAGTAGTCGCGAACACGCGGCATGGGCCATCCAGGATGCTGGTTTTGACGTGGTGATCAGCAGCTTTTTTGCTGATATCTTTAAGGGTAACGCGCTGAATAACGGCTTACTGCCTATCCAGGTAAGCGATGAATTCCTGGCCGCGATCTTTACTGCGGTGAGCAAGAACCATGATGCGCAACTGGATGTGAACCTGGAGGCTCAGACGGTGACGATTGTTGACACCGGGGAGCAGACTGGCTTTGAGATCAATGCCTATAAAAAATCTTGTCTCATTAATGGTTATGACGACATTGATTTTATACTGGCGCAAAAGGATCTGATTGAAGGTTTTGAGAAAAACAGGGTATTAGCGTGA
- a CDS encoding 2-isopropylmalate synthase has product MMLHDPNRVYVFDTTLRDGEQVPGCQLATPEKIEIARELEALGVDVIEAGFPISSPGDFQSVVELSKAVSEPIICALTRANKGDIDSAVAALKYAKRPRIHTGIGSSDMHIKYKFNSTREQILERGVEAVKYAKQFVEDIEFYAEDAGRADNVFLAQMIEAVIAAGATVVNIPDTNGYCLPELYGSKIRFLKENVKNIDQAIISVHCHNDLGLATANSLSGIINGARQVECTINGIGERAGNTALEEVTMILKTHHDLGLHTNINSKHFRRISDMVSSMMRMPVQPNKAIVGQNAFAHSSGIHQDGFLKHRENYEIIKPEDVGVGSADIVLTARSGRHALKHHLERLGYELDRPALDKVYERFLVLADAKGQINDEDVHSLAATLEKSQA; this is encoded by the coding sequence ATGATGTTACACGATCCGAATAGAGTTTATGTTTTTGACACCACCCTTCGCGATGGTGAGCAAGTACCTGGCTGCCAGTTGGCCACGCCTGAAAAGATTGAAATTGCCAGGGAGCTTGAGGCACTGGGCGTAGATGTTATTGAAGCGGGGTTCCCGATATCGAGTCCGGGCGACTTCCAGAGCGTGGTTGAACTGTCGAAAGCGGTTTCTGAACCGATCATCTGTGCGCTTACCCGCGCCAACAAGGGTGATATTGATTCGGCAGTTGCTGCACTGAAGTATGCTAAGCGCCCGCGTATACATACGGGTATAGGTTCTTCGGACATGCACATCAAATACAAGTTTAACAGTACTCGCGAGCAGATCCTGGAGCGCGGCGTGGAGGCGGTTAAATATGCCAAGCAGTTTGTAGAGGATATTGAATTCTATGCAGAGGATGCTGGTCGCGCCGACAATGTATTCCTTGCACAGATGATCGAGGCGGTGATTGCTGCCGGTGCTACGGTGGTTAACATTCCGGATACGAATGGCTATTGCTTACCGGAACTGTACGGCTCTAAGATCCGCTTCCTGAAAGAAAATGTGAAGAACATCGATCAGGCGATTATCTCGGTGCATTGCCACAACGACCTTGGTTTGGCTACGGCCAACAGCCTATCTGGCATTATTAACGGTGCACGCCAGGTGGAATGTACCATAAACGGTATTGGCGAGCGCGCCGGGAATACGGCTTTGGAGGAAGTGACGATGATTTTGAAGACGCATCATGACCTTGGACTGCATACCAACATCAATAGCAAACACTTTAGAAGGATTAGCGACATGGTGAGCAGTATGATGCGCATGCCGGTACAGCCTAACAAGGCTATTGTAGGGCAGAATGCCTTTGCGCATAGCTCTGGCATCCATCAGGATGGCTTTTTAAAGCACCGTGAGAATTACGAGATCATCAAACCGGAAGACGTGGGTGTAGGCTCTGCGGATATTGTGCTGACCGCGCGCAGCGGTCGCCATGCCTTAAAGCATCATTTGGAGCGTTTGGGCTATGAGCTCGACCGTCCGGCTTTGGATAAAGTGTATGAG
- the leuB gene encoding 3-isopropylmalate dehydrogenase, producing the protein MKKNILVIPGDGIGPEVTTWGKAILEQIAADFGHEFSFDEALMGHAAIEATGNPLPDETLEKAKQSDAILFGAVGHAMYDNDPSLKVRPEQGLLKIRKELGLYANLRPILLFDELLNASSIKPAILKGTDILFFRELTGDVYFGEKTRSEDRNTASDLMIYHRYEVERIARKAFEAAMQRSKRLCSVDKANVLESSRLWRETVQTIAKEYPEVETEHMFIDNAAMQLIKDPKRFDVVLTANLFGDILTDEASQIAGSMGMLASASVGDGTGFFEPIHGSAHDIAGKNLANPLASILSVSLMLEIGFGMKEEAKVVIAAVDRVLKEGYRTNDIADGATSPYHVLGTAEMGKLVLKFVTQNAYSN; encoded by the coding sequence ATGAAGAAGAACATTTTAGTAATACCCGGTGACGGAATTGGTCCGGAAGTAACCACCTGGGGTAAGGCTATCCTGGAACAAATAGCTGCTGATTTCGGTCACGAATTCAGCTTTGACGAGGCCCTGATGGGTCACGCCGCCATTGAAGCAACCGGCAATCCGCTGCCCGACGAAACGCTTGAGAAGGCAAAGCAGAGCGATGCCATTTTATTTGGCGCTGTAGGCCATGCGATGTACGATAATGATCCTTCGCTGAAGGTGCGCCCGGAGCAGGGCTTGCTTAAGATCCGTAAGGAGCTTGGCTTGTACGCCAACTTACGCCCTATCCTGCTGTTCGACGAGCTGCTGAACGCTTCGAGCATTAAACCAGCGATCCTGAAAGGAACAGACATCCTGTTTTTCCGGGAGCTGACGGGCGATGTGTACTTCGGGGAAAAGACAAGGTCGGAAGACCGCAACACGGCGTCCGACCTTATGATCTATCACCGCTATGAGGTGGAGCGTATTGCACGCAAGGCTTTTGAAGCTGCCATGCAGCGAAGCAAGCGTTTGTGCTCGGTAGATAAAGCAAATGTTTTGGAAAGCTCGCGTCTATGGCGGGAAACAGTTCAGACTATTGCCAAAGAATATCCGGAGGTGGAAACTGAACATATGTTTATCGACAACGCCGCAATGCAGCTCATCAAAGACCCTAAACGTTTTGATGTGGTGCTTACCGCCAATCTGTTTGGTGATATCCTGACCGACGAGGCTTCGCAGATTGCAGGTTCTATGGGTATGCTGGCCTCTGCCTCTGTAGGCGATGGCACCGGATTCTTCGAGCCTATCCATGGTTCGGCACACGATATCGCCGGAAAGAACCTGGCCAATCCGCTGGCCTCTATCCTGTCGGTATCCCTGATGCTGGAAATTGGATTTGGTATGAAAGAGGAAGCTAAGGTGGTGATCGCGGCGGTTGACCGTGTGTTGAAAGAAGGTTACCGTACCAATGATATTGCCGATGGCGCAACGAGCCCTTACCATGTGCTTGGCACTGCGGAGATGGGAAAACTTGTATTGAAATTTGTTACACAAAATGCTTACAGCAACTAA